Proteins encoded in a region of the Coregonus clupeaformis isolate EN_2021a chromosome 9, ASM2061545v1, whole genome shotgun sequence genome:
- the LOC121573647 gene encoding neurite extension and migration factor-like — MDVFQEPNFAVLAPNLEQINKEDENESHIQNSNLKPDSTAIPPTANQPKGGHECERTSLSPSSPLSPTETPEPSITTTTTDDSSSTHAISLTSSCTTKEVSPWALPEDCSNKAAFTIMEIGSVSALSGGDCLMPQSRTCLGCFIETKDATEPEPGLDLGQDYDPCPVSCPDMAMQCMSSGDGIRYGDQLLSDQLLSYPEHKVRAEEKTDDEKSAEDSDSEDATSKSIYEGLLLDKCNGEEALLANSSQDWGCFESFISESKIELLDLCSKNELSVNLFSEEDVDNYMFDDEDEDSTLGSDVCSLKIRYESFQDNIREKTNAIQEETQFNFFPSVVAKKEGEGAVKKGAEGPQVKGEIVEVWAAGEKVDKNNSSSSAEVTPNVSPESSYLFDFNNSTVDSGEYSDDSSCTGSSLDTCQTKQKHCFLSRENSSSSSQLSYGLRSKRKVRYSDDYLYDVDSIESERNTEKKDKQTVGPKKEEDDDWCPKKRRKSSRKEPPVIIKYIIINRFKGEKHMLVKLGKIDTSETTVSLSKDLVHKYQRMAPLKDYWQKRRQEMQEQRMLAAGDKNTFPNGCRRSLNSSLTKRKYRIANRVRIQRIHAVKLSPNHTDHKQEVGAAEDEAACTDMESISTTTSDCAARLDQGSVTGKSRLLEREGKILGNKNVQIRKFKSEARLRLKKMKEAQQEDGKTVIHLQEVGPLSPNRNPDIVYSTAGSPQLCDDSTVSVDPNEKSIFIPAPCSPSSTMTHPVNVNSGLHVIPGGYLQTLLDASDSSSNTGLTYYSQQHQQHPRQQFPHGLSQEENPFTNLQLAQSCVLSPPSESELQQSPSNCSNQMEPNFTHTSWQSGGEQLPFTPDIPPESAGFSSTISLPMTNNLSLSGYSQVNVDGNRLLYDKAYLPEEPPGLDSGLQVSQSAEEEQVQFHRVTLNTENGRLASYDSMSSLSATSSSYSSMSLKSCEKESEEDVNENFLAHCSPKLVIQQSTDEITPLRESTDLLDISNFTPDKFRHSPLSEMSPPDTPNLSPQVMGTEIRESLGKAREFQGETGDMTLSATPDGTKWDCNVLPQQNHDGRAINNHQFQFHTFNDNDGTGKIDGMDVFDEQAESIGGRTKGPKSKRKTTSKQKTKGPRAPKTEKNKAPRQNSSSSKKLKALLDAKANAKGEESEGLFGLSEDWPLLEEHGGGWADGNNNSPVDDDQREFEEPSNILSNIASGMAEVQRFMKVSIEPLWDPMSGLCQPPDANSLKTKTLKILAGTTANVRKKGGYATSPVVGRGRKATGMGAKNQAKLIPSNPFFPPLMLDCNIFNKSSLGIPGICGPAHKKMYRHKTGAKFARDENNTGKRDSSKNTALMASYEKLR; from the exons ATGGATGTTTTTCAAGAACCCAACTTTGCTGTGCTGGCTCCAAACCTGGAACAGATCAACAAAGAGGATGAGAACG AATCACACATCCAGAACAGTAATCTGAAGCCAGACAGCACCGCCATCCCACCTACAGCCAATCAACCAAAAGGAGGCCATGAGTGTGAGAGGACCTCACTGAGCCCATCCTCACCCCTCAGCCCAACAGAGACCCCTGAGCCCAgtatcaccaccactaccactgatGACTCCTCTTCCACCCACGCtatctccctcacctcctcttgCACCACCAAAGAGGTGAGTCCCTGGGCTCTTCCAGAGGACTGTAGTAACAAGGCAGCTTTCACAATAATGGAGATAGGGAGTGTATCGGCCCTGTCTGGAGGGGACTGCCTCATGCCACAAAGCCGCACATGCCTGGGCTGTTTCATCGAGACCAAGGACGCTACAGAGCCTGAGCCAGGGCTGGACCTGGGCCAGGACTATGACCCATGTCCTGTCTCCTGTCCTGACATGGCCATGCAGTGCATGAGTTCTGGGGATGGTATCCGCTACGGGGATCAGCTGCTCTCCGACCAGCTCCTCAGCTACCCAGAGCACAAGGTCAGGGCAGAGGAGAAGACAGATGATGAGAAGTCAGCGGAGGACAGCGACTCGGAGGACGCCACGTCGAAGAGTATCTACGAAGGCCTGCTCCTTGACAAGTGCAACGGTGAGGAGGCTCTGCTGGCCAACTCCAGCCAGGACTGGGGCTGCTTTGAGTCCTTTATCAGCGAGAGTAAGATCGAGCTGCTGGACCTGTGCTCTAAGAACGAGCTCTCTGTCAACCTCTTCTCAGAAGAGGACGTAGACAACTATATGTTTGATGATGAGGACGAGGACTCCACCCTGGGCAGTGACGTGTGCTCGCTGAAGATCCGCTACGAGTCCTTCCAGGACAACATCCGAGAAAAGACCAATGCCATTCAGGAGGAAACCCAGTTCAACTTCTTCCCAAGTGTCGTGGCCAAAAAGGAGGGCGAAGGAGCAGTGAAGAAGGGAGCTGAAGGGCCGCAGGTGAAGGGAGAGATAGTTGAAGTCTGGGCGGCTGGAGAAAAGGTTGACAAAAACAACAGCAGCAGCTCTGCTGAAGTGACCCCGAATGTCAGTCCAGAGAGCAGCTACCTGTTTGACTTCAACAATTCCACAGTCGACTCTGGAGAGTACAGCGATGACAGCTCCTGTACTGGATCCTCCCTTGACACCTGCCAGACTAAACAGAAACACTGCTTCCTCTCCAGGGAGAACTCCAGCTCCTCTAGCCAGCTGAGCTATGGGCTGAGGTCCAAGAGAAAAGTCAGATACAGCGATGACTATCTGTACGACGTGGACTCTATCGAGagtgagaggaacacagagaAAAAAGACAAGCAGACGGTGGGTCCAAAGAAAGAGGAGGATGATGACTGGTGTCCAAAGAAGAGGAGAAAATCCTCACGAAAAGAGCCTCCGGTGATAATCAAATACATCATCATAAACCGATTTAAAGGGGAGAAGCACATGTTAGTAAAGCTTGGCAAAATTGACACATCAGAGACAACAGTAAGCTTAAGTAAGGACTTAGTTCATAAGTACCAGAGAATGGCCCCTCTGAAAGATTACTGGCAAAAGAGGCGGCAGGAAATGCAGGAGCAGCGCATGCTGGCTGCTGGTgataaaaacacatttccaaatgGCTGCAGGCGTTCCCTTAATTCGAGCCTGACAAAACGAAAATACAGGATTGCAAATAGAGTCCGGATTCAAAGAATTCACGCTGTAAAGCTTTCGCCAAACCACACCGATCACAAGCAAGAGGTGGGCGCAGCTGAGGATGAGGCTGCCTGTACAGATATGGAATCTATATCAACAACGACCTCCGACTGTGCTGCTAGATTAGACCAAGGCAGTGTGACAGGAAAAAGCAGATtgctagagagggaggggaaaataCTTGGGAATAAGAATGTGCAAATAAGGAAGTTTAAAAGCGAGGCCAGACTGAGGTTGAAAAAAATGAAAGAGGCTCAGCAGGAGGATGGTAAAACTGTGATACACCTACAAGAGGTTGGCCCACTATCCCCAAATCGGAACCCTGACATAGTTTACTCCACCGCAGGCAGCCCCCAGCTTTGTGATGACTCCACTGTCAGTGTCGACCCCAATGAAAAGTCAATTTTTATACCAGCCCCCTGCTCCCCTTCCAGTACAATGACCCATCCTGTAAATGTGAATAGTGGTCTACATGTCATCCCTGGAGGCTACCTGCAGACATTACTAGATGCCTCCGACTCATCCAGTAACACTGGGCTGACATATTACTCCCAGCAGCATCAGCAGCATCCCCGACAGCAGTTTCCTCATGGCCTCTCCCAGGAAGAGAATCCATTCACTAACCTACAGCTGGCCCAGAGCTGTGTTCTATCCCCTCCCTCAGAGTCCGAGCTCCAACAATCCCCCTCTAACTGCTCCAATCAGATGGAGCCAAACTTCACTCACACATCATGGCAGTCTGGAGGTGAACAGTTACCATTTACACCTGATATTCCACCTGAATCTGCTGGTTTTTCCAGCACAATCTCTTTGCCAATGACAAACAACTTGTCATTGTCAGGATATAGTCAAGTCAATGTAGATGGCAACAGACTGCTGTATGATAAGGCATATTTGCCTGAGGAGCCACCAGGACTAGACTCAGGTCTACAGGTCAGCCAGTCAGCTGAAGAGGAACAGGTGCAGTTCCATAGAGTCACTCTAAACACAGAGAATGGCAGGCTGGCCAGCTATGACTCTATGAGTTCACTGTCTGCCACCTCCAGCAGCTACAGCTCTATGAGTCTCAAGTCCTGTGAGAAGGAGAGTGAAGAGGATGTGAACGAGAACTTCTTGGCCCACTGCAGTCCCAAACTGGTGATCCAGCAAAGTACGGATGAAATCACTCCCCTCAGGGAGTCCACAGACCTACTGGACATCTCCAACTTCACCCCCGATAAGTTCAGGCACTCGCCGCTGTCAGAGATGTCGCCACCCGACACACCAAATCTCTCCCCACAGGTGATGGGGACAGAAATTAGAGAAAGCCTAGGAAAGGCCAGGGAGTttcagggagagacaggagacatGACTCTCTCAGCTACACCTGATGGGACTAAGTGGGACTGTAATGTCCTGCCACAACAAAATCATGATGGCAGAGCGATAAACAATCATCAGTTCCAGTTCCATACTTTCAATGACAATGATGGCACAGGTAAGATTGATGGCATGGACGTCTTTGATGAGCAGGCCGAATCCATCGGAGGTCGAACTAAAGGTCCCAAGTCAAAAAGGAAAACAACCAGCAAACAGAAAACCAAGGGTCCAAGGGCCCCCAAGACAGAGAAGAACAAAGCCCCTAGACAGAATTCTAGTTCATCCAAAAAGCTAAAAGCCCTGCTTGATGCAAAGGCGAATGCAAAAGGTGAAGAAAGTGAAGGCCTTTTTGGACTGTCAGAAGACTGGCCTTTACTGGAGGAGCACGGTGGGGGCTGGGCAGACGGCAACAACAACAGTCCTGTGGATGACGACCAGCGAGAGTTTGAAGAGCCCTCCAACATCCTGTCCAACATAGCCTCTGGGATGGCAGAGGTCCAGAGGTTTATGAAGGTGTCCATCGAGCCACTGTGGGACCCCATGTCTGGACTCTGTCAGCCTCCAGATGCCAACAGCCTTAAAACTAAGACACTTAAAATCCTGGCGGGAACGACAGCTAATGTCAGGAAAAAGGGTGGTTATGCCACCTCCCCTGTGGTAGGAAGGGGCAGGAAGGCAACTGGCATGGGAGCCAAAAACCAAGCCAAGTTAATTCCTTCAAACCCCTTCTTCCCCCCTCTCATGCTAGACTGCAACATATTCAACAAGTCCAGCCTCGGTATACCTGGCATCTGTGGGCCCGCACACAAAAAAATGTACCGTCACAAAACCGGTGCCAAATTTGCTCGAGACGAAAACAATACAGGGAAGCGGGACTCGAGCAAGAACACAGCTCTGATGGCCTCTTATGAGAAACTGAGGTAA